From a region of the Methanoculleus receptaculi genome:
- the pdxT gene encoding pyridoxal 5'-phosphate synthase glutaminase subunit PdxT, with product MDVKVGVLALQGDVTEHITAFREALTERPGSSVVPVRKAADLAGLDALAIPGGESTTISRLIEKNGLYEALREFEGGVFATCAGMVLVAERVDDPRVRPLGLIPMRVERNAFGRQVDSREAMLEVKGLEEPFRAVFIRAPVATEAGRGVEVLARIPEGIVAVRHDRHMAFAFHPELGGDLRLHRMFLEVLGV from the coding sequence GTGGACGTTAAAGTTGGCGTTCTCGCGCTTCAGGGCGATGTAACCGAGCACATAACGGCGTTTCGGGAGGCTCTCACCGAGAGGCCGGGTTCCTCTGTCGTCCCCGTCCGAAAGGCTGCAGACCTGGCAGGGCTCGACGCGCTCGCGATACCCGGCGGCGAGTCCACCACCATCTCCAGGCTGATCGAGAAGAACGGGTTGTATGAGGCGCTCAGGGAGTTTGAGGGCGGGGTATTTGCGACCTGCGCAGGTATGGTGCTTGTGGCAGAGAGGGTGGATGACCCCCGTGTGCGGCCTCTCGGCCTCATCCCTATGCGTGTCGAGCGGAACGCCTTCGGGCGGCAGGTCGACTCCCGCGAGGCGATGCTGGAGGTGAAGGGGCTTGAAGAACCTTTCAGGGCGGTCTTCATCCGGGCGCCGGTGGCAACGGAGGCAGGTCGCGGTGTCGAGGTGCTTGCCCGCATCCCCGAGGGGATTGTTGCCGTCCGGCACGACCGGCATATGGCGTTCGCCTTCCACCCGGAGCTTGGAGGGGATCTCCGCCTGCACCGGATGTTCTTAGAGGTTCTCGGGGTATAA
- a CDS encoding ArsR/SmtB family transcription factor → MTAKKRECVEDVHIPPEVEESLCRCGGITGLVEQLPRDEALERESSIHRALADPLRLKILAMLAIQPLCVCVIKAVLGIADSKLSYHLSVLKKTGLITGEAQGNWIIYSLTEMGRRVWTRRIRAAGNQEKE, encoded by the coding sequence GTGACGGCAAAGAAACGAGAGTGCGTGGAAGATGTCCACATTCCCCCGGAGGTCGAGGAGTCTCTATGCCGGTGCGGCGGTATCACAGGACTGGTGGAGCAGTTGCCGCGTGATGAGGCGCTGGAGCGGGAGAGCAGCATCCACCGCGCGCTTGCCGACCCGCTCCGTCTCAAGATCCTGGCGATGCTCGCCATCCAGCCTCTCTGCGTCTGTGTAATCAAGGCGGTGCTCGGGATAGCCGATTCAAAACTCTCCTACCACCTCTCCGTCCTGAAGAAGACGGGGCTTATCACCGGCGAGGCGCAGGGGAACTGGATCATCTACAGCCTCACCGAGATGGGGCGCAGGGTCTGGACGCGGCGGATTCGTGCGGCCGGAAACCAGGAAAAAGAGTGA
- a CDS encoding arsenate reductase ArsC, translated as MKKRVLFVCTRNSARSQVAEGCLNARYGDRYQGFSAGTRPGRLNPYAVRAMTEIGIDISGHRAKDLGEFDGREMDVLVAVCEGGLCPIFPWAVEEVHRGFPDPSGLTGTDEEIMAGIRRIRDEITSRIDTTFGASG; from the coding sequence ATGAAGAAGAGAGTGCTCTTTGTCTGCACCCGCAACTCCGCCCGCTCGCAGGTGGCGGAAGGCTGCCTGAACGCCAGGTATGGCGACCGTTACCAGGGCTTCTCCGCCGGCACCAGACCCGGCAGACTGAATCCTTACGCGGTCAGAGCCATGACCGAGATCGGAATCGATATCTCCGGCCACCGCGCAAAGGATCTCGGTGAGTTCGACGGGCGGGAAATGGACGTCCTCGTCGCCGTCTGCGAGGGAGGGCTCTGCCCTATCTTCCCCTGGGCGGTGGAGGAGGTCCACCGGGGGTTCCCGGACCCATCGGGACTCACCGGCACCGACGAGGAGATAATGGCCGGAATCCGGCGTATCCGGGACGAGATCACCTCCCGGATCGACACGACGTTCGGGGCATCGGGATAG